A DNA window from Hordeum vulgare subsp. vulgare chromosome 1H, MorexV3_pseudomolecules_assembly, whole genome shotgun sequence contains the following coding sequences:
- the LOC123420622 gene encoding zinc-finger homeodomain protein 6-like has protein sequence MEFTGPEHAAGTRAPSDASSGNSGQARYRECLRNHAAAQGGHAVDGCGEFMPSGANDLLSCAACGCHRSFHRRDDGQQQPRLFLPALGATPTSAPRVPLLMPPPPPHHPYGAGHSQALPFLYNPHHHHYHRTPSGGGTTTESSSEEPGPGPPSTSAHGHGQTQRRKRYRTRFTAEQREQMLALAERVGWRMLKQDEALVEQLCAQAGVRRQVFKVWMHNNKHHKRQTQPPQSQQQ, from the coding sequence ATGGAGTTCACGGGGCCGGAGCACGCCGCCGGCACGCGCGCGCCCTCCGACGCCTCCTCGGGGAACAGCGGCCAGGCGAGGTACCGCGAGTGCCTGCGCAACCACGCCGCGGCGCAGGGCGGGCACGCCGTGGACGGGTGCGGGGAGTTCATGCCCTCCGGCGCCAACGACCTGCTCAGTTGCGCCGCCTGCGGGTGCCACCGCAGCTTCCACCGCAGGGACGACGGGCAGCAGCAACCCCGCCTCTTCCTCCCCGCGCTCGGCGCCACGCCGACGTCGGCTCCGCGCGTGCCGCTGCtcatgccgccgccgccgccgcaccaccccTACGGCGCTGGGCACTCACAAGCGCTGCCGTTCCTGTAcaacccccaccaccaccactaccaccgcaCGCCCAGCGGCGGTGGCACGACGACCGAGTCGTCCAGCGAGGAGCCCGGCCCGGGCCCGCCCTCGACGTCGGCGCACGGGCATGGGCAGACGCAGCGGCGGAAGCGGTACCGGACGAGGTTCACGGCGGAGCAGAGGGAGCAGATGCTGGCGCTGGCGGAGCGGGTGGGGTGGCGGATGCTGAAGCAGGACGAGGCCCTGGTGGAGCAGCTCTGCGCGCAGGCCGGAGTCCGGCGGcaggtcttcaaggtctggatgcACAACAACAAGCACCACAAGAGGCAGACGCAGCCGCCACAGTCCCAACAGCAGTAG